Proteins encoded by one window of Ictidomys tridecemlineatus isolate mIctTri1 chromosome 7, mIctTri1.hap1, whole genome shotgun sequence:
- the Bcs1l gene encoding mitochondrial chaperone BCS1 isoform X1 → MPLSDFVLALKDNPYFGAGFGLVGVGTALALARKGAQLGLVAFRRHYMITLEVPARDRSYAWLLSWLTRHSTRTQHLSVETSYLQHESGRISTKFEFVPSPGNHFIWYQGKWIQVKRSREMQMIDLQTGTPWESVTFTALGTDRKIFFNILEEARELALQQEEGKTVMYTAVGSEWRPFGYPRRRRPLNSVVLQHGLADRIVRDIREFIDNPKWYIDRGIPYRRGYLLYGPPGCGKSSFITALAGELEHSICLLSLTDSSLSDDRLNYLLSVAPQQSLVLLEDVDAAFLSRDLAAENPVKYQGLGRLTFSGLLNALDGVASTEARIVFMTTNHVDRLDPALIRPGRVDLKEYVGYCSHWQLIQMFQRFYPGQAPSLAETFADHVLQATTQISPAQVQGYFMLYKNDPTGAIQNTESLR, encoded by the exons ATGCCACTTTCAGACTTTGTTCTGGCCCTGAAGGACAATCCCTACTTTGGGGCTGGATTTGGCCTGGTAGGTGTGGGCACAGCCCTAGCCCTGGCCCGAAAGGGTGCCCAATTGGGCCTGGTGGCATTCCGGCGCCATTACATGATCACACTGGAAGTCCCTGCTCGAGACAGGAGCTATGCTTGGTTGCTTAGCTGGCTTACCCGCCACAGTACCCGTACTCAGCACCTCAGCGTGGAAACTTCATACCTTCAGCACGAGAGTGGTCGGATCTCCACCAAGTTTGAATTTGTTCCCAGCCCTGGAAACCACTTTATCTG GTATCAGGGCAAATGGATCCAGGTAAAACGAAGTCGAGAAATGCAGATGATAGACTTGCAGACCGGGACTCCTTGGGAATCTGTCACCTTCACAGCTTTGGGCACTGACCGCAAGATTTTCTTCAACATCCTGGAGGAAG CTCGAGAGCTAGCCTTGcaacaggaggaaggaaagacTGTGATGTACACAGCTGTGGGCTCTGAATGGCGCCCCTTTGGCTATCCACGCCGCCGCCGGCCACTGAATTCTGTGGTTCTACAGCATGGTCTGGCTGACCGAATTGTCAGAGACATCCGGGAATTCATTGATAACCCCAAGTGGTACATTGACAGAG GTATTCCCTATAGACGTGGCTACCTGCTTTATGGACCCCCTGGTTGTGGAAAGAGCAGTTTTAT CACAGCCCTGGCTGGGGAACTGGAACATAGCATCTGCCTGCTGAGTCTCACAGACTCTAGCCTCTCTGATGACCGGCTCAATTACCTGCTGAGTGTGGCCCCACAGCAAAGTCTGGTGCTCCTGGAGGATGTGGATGCTGCTTTTCTCAGTCgagacttggctgcagaga ACCCTGTGAAGTACCAAGGTCTAGGTCGTCTTACCTTCAGTGGACTGCTCAATGCCTTGGATGGAGTGGCTTCCACTGAGGCACGCATTGTGTTCATGACCACCAACCATGTTGATAG GCTGGACCCTGCCCTGATACGCCCTGGGAGAGTAGATCTGAAGGAGTACGTGGGCTACTGTTCACACTGGCAGCTGATCCAAATGTTCCAGAGGTTCTATCCAGGGCAAGCACCTTCTTTAGCTGAAACCTTTGCAGATCATGTCCTTCAAGCTACAACCCAGATCAGTCCAGCCCAAGTGCAGGGCTACTTCATGTTGTATAAAAATGACCCCACAGGGGCAATTCAGAATACCGAGTCTCTGAGGTAA
- the Bcs1l gene encoding mitochondrial chaperone BCS1 isoform X2, protein MPLSDFVLALKDNPYFGAGFGLVGVGTALALARKGAQLGLVAFRRHYMITLEVPARDRSYAWLLSWLTRHSTRTQHLSVETSYLQHESGRISTKFEFVPSPGNHFIWYQGKWIQVKRSREMQMIDLQTGTPWESVTFTALGTDRKIFFNILEEARELALQQEEGKTVMYTAVGSEWRPFGYPRRRRPLNSVVLQHGLADRIVRDIREFIDNPKWYIDRGIPYRRGYLLYGPPGCGKSSFITALAGELEHSICLLSLTDSSLSDDRLNYLLSVAPQQSLVLLEDVDAAFLSRDLAAENPVKYQGLGRLTFSGLLNALDGVASTEARIVFMTTNHVDS, encoded by the exons ATGCCACTTTCAGACTTTGTTCTGGCCCTGAAGGACAATCCCTACTTTGGGGCTGGATTTGGCCTGGTAGGTGTGGGCACAGCCCTAGCCCTGGCCCGAAAGGGTGCCCAATTGGGCCTGGTGGCATTCCGGCGCCATTACATGATCACACTGGAAGTCCCTGCTCGAGACAGGAGCTATGCTTGGTTGCTTAGCTGGCTTACCCGCCACAGTACCCGTACTCAGCACCTCAGCGTGGAAACTTCATACCTTCAGCACGAGAGTGGTCGGATCTCCACCAAGTTTGAATTTGTTCCCAGCCCTGGAAACCACTTTATCTG GTATCAGGGCAAATGGATCCAGGTAAAACGAAGTCGAGAAATGCAGATGATAGACTTGCAGACCGGGACTCCTTGGGAATCTGTCACCTTCACAGCTTTGGGCACTGACCGCAAGATTTTCTTCAACATCCTGGAGGAAG CTCGAGAGCTAGCCTTGcaacaggaggaaggaaagacTGTGATGTACACAGCTGTGGGCTCTGAATGGCGCCCCTTTGGCTATCCACGCCGCCGCCGGCCACTGAATTCTGTGGTTCTACAGCATGGTCTGGCTGACCGAATTGTCAGAGACATCCGGGAATTCATTGATAACCCCAAGTGGTACATTGACAGAG GTATTCCCTATAGACGTGGCTACCTGCTTTATGGACCCCCTGGTTGTGGAAAGAGCAGTTTTAT CACAGCCCTGGCTGGGGAACTGGAACATAGCATCTGCCTGCTGAGTCTCACAGACTCTAGCCTCTCTGATGACCGGCTCAATTACCTGCTGAGTGTGGCCCCACAGCAAAGTCTGGTGCTCCTGGAGGATGTGGATGCTGCTTTTCTCAGTCgagacttggctgcagaga ACCCTGTGAAGTACCAAGGTCTAGGTCGTCTTACCTTCAGTGGACTGCTCAATGCCTTGGATGGAGTGGCTTCCACTGAGGCACGCATTGTGTTCATGACCACCAACCATGTTGATAG ctgA
- the Rnf25 gene encoding E3 ubiquitin-protein ligase RNF25 isoform X2 has product MAASASAAAGEEDWVLPSEVEVLESIYLDELQVIKGNGRSSPWEIFITLHPATAEDQDSQYVCFTLVLQVPVQYPQEVPQISIRNPRGLSDEQIHKISQALGHVAKAGLGTAMLYELIEKGKEILTDNNIPHGQCVICLYGFQDKEAFTKTPCYHYFHCHCLARYIQHMEQELKAQGQEQEQERQHAATKQKAVGVQCPVCREPLVYDLASLKAAPEPQQPMELYQPSAENLRQQEELKRLYQRQQERGGIIDLEAERNRYFISLQQPPAPVEAESAVDVSRGSHPPNALATEQSNSPAAQPTLPTPLSMATQYTCEKFPGTGPNQQRLGETQKATLDPPRSSQSPWRQPSRRHLKGGECCAPKGTSDSQELPPPERPLKEPLDLKLESRNQGVEGPPQEKGPGSWQGPPPRRTRDCARWERSKGRTAGSSYPRLPRGQGAYRPGTLREPLGLESEDGS; this is encoded by the exons ATGGCGGCGTCAGCGTCGGCAGCTGCCGGGGAGGAGGACTG GGTCCTTCCCTCTGAAGTCGAAGTGTTAGAGTCTATCTATCTGGATGAACTACAGGTGATTAAAGGAAATGGCAG ATCTTCACCATGGGAGATCTTCATCACTCTGCACCCTGCCACTGCAGAGGATCAAGATTCACAGTATGTTTGCTTTACTCTGGTGCTTCAGGTCCCAGTGCAG TATCCCCAAGAGGTGCCACAGATATCTATCCGTAACCCCCGAGGACTCTCAGATGAGCAGATCCACAA GATCTCACAAGCACTGGGCCACGTGGCCAAAGCAGGACTGGGCACTGCCATGCTCTATGAACTAATTGAG aaaggaaaagaaattctcaCAGATAACAACATCCCCCATGGCCAGTGTGTCATCTGTCTCTATGGCTTTCAG GACAAGGAAGCCTTTACCAAAACGCCCTGTTACCACTACTTCCACTGCCACTGTCTTGCTCGATATATCCAACACATGGAGCAAGAGCTGAAGGCTCAAGGACAGGAGCAGGAACAGGAACGGCAGCATGCTGCCACCAAACAG AAAGCAGTTGGTGTGCAGTGTCCTGTGTGCAGAGAGCCTCTCGTGTATGATCTTGCATCACTGAAAGCAGCTCCTGAGCCCCAACAACCCATG GAGTTGTACCAACCTAGTGCAGAGAACTTGCGTCAGCAGGAAGAGCTAAAACGACTTTATCAGAGGCAGCAGGAACGGGGTGGCATCATTGACCTTGAGGCTGAGCGGAACCGGTATTTCATCAGCCTTCAGCAG CCTCCTGCCCCTGTGGAAGCTGAGTCAGCCGTGGATGTTTCCAGAGGATCCCACCCACCTAATGCCCTTGCCACAGAACAGTCCAACTCACCAGCTGCCCAGCCAACCCTGCCAACTCCTCTTTCTATGGCTACCCAGTATACGTGTGAGAAGTTCCCAGGGACTGGGCCAAATCAACAGAGGTTGGGTGAGACCCAGAAAGCTACTCTAGATCCCCCCAGGTCCAGTCAAAGCCCCTGGCGACAGCCTAGTCGGAGGCACCTGAAGGGAGGGGAGTGCTGTGCTCCCAAAGGTACCAGTGATTCCCAGGAACTACCACCTCCTGAGAGGCCCCTCAAAGAGCCTTTGGACCTAAAGCTGGAATCCCGTAACCAAGGGGTTGAAGGTCCGCCCCAAGAGAAGGGGCCTGGCAGCTGGCAGGGTCCCCCACCCCGCAGGACTCGGGACTGTGCTCGCTGGGAGCGCTCCAAAGGCCGGACAGCGGGTTCTTCCTACCCTCGCCTGCCTCGGGGTCAGGGAGCATACCGGCCTGGTACTCTGAGGGAGCCCCTGGGCCTGGAATCTGAAGATGGTTCCTAG
- the Rnf25 gene encoding E3 ubiquitin-protein ligase RNF25 isoform X1, with protein sequence MAASASAAAGEEDWVLPSEVEVLESIYLDELQVIKGNGSLCSVTSWVFTSSTCRSSPWEIFITLHPATAEDQDSQYVCFTLVLQVPVQYPQEVPQISIRNPRGLSDEQIHKISQALGHVAKAGLGTAMLYELIEKGKEILTDNNIPHGQCVICLYGFQDKEAFTKTPCYHYFHCHCLARYIQHMEQELKAQGQEQEQERQHAATKQKAVGVQCPVCREPLVYDLASLKAAPEPQQPMELYQPSAENLRQQEELKRLYQRQQERGGIIDLEAERNRYFISLQQPPAPVEAESAVDVSRGSHPPNALATEQSNSPAAQPTLPTPLSMATQYTCEKFPGTGPNQQRLGETQKATLDPPRSSQSPWRQPSRRHLKGGECCAPKGTSDSQELPPPERPLKEPLDLKLESRNQGVEGPPQEKGPGSWQGPPPRRTRDCARWERSKGRTAGSSYPRLPRGQGAYRPGTLREPLGLESEDGS encoded by the exons ATGGCGGCGTCAGCGTCGGCAGCTGCCGGGGAGGAGGACTG GGTCCTTCCCTCTGAAGTCGAAGTGTTAGAGTCTATCTATCTGGATGAACTACAGGTGATTAAAGGAAATGGCAG CCTCTGCTCTGTTACATCCTGGGTCTTCACTTCATCCACCTGCAGATCTTCACCATGGGAGATCTTCATCACTCTGCACCCTGCCACTGCAGAGGATCAAGATTCACAGTATGTTTGCTTTACTCTGGTGCTTCAGGTCCCAGTGCAG TATCCCCAAGAGGTGCCACAGATATCTATCCGTAACCCCCGAGGACTCTCAGATGAGCAGATCCACAA GATCTCACAAGCACTGGGCCACGTGGCCAAAGCAGGACTGGGCACTGCCATGCTCTATGAACTAATTGAG aaaggaaaagaaattctcaCAGATAACAACATCCCCCATGGCCAGTGTGTCATCTGTCTCTATGGCTTTCAG GACAAGGAAGCCTTTACCAAAACGCCCTGTTACCACTACTTCCACTGCCACTGTCTTGCTCGATATATCCAACACATGGAGCAAGAGCTGAAGGCTCAAGGACAGGAGCAGGAACAGGAACGGCAGCATGCTGCCACCAAACAG AAAGCAGTTGGTGTGCAGTGTCCTGTGTGCAGAGAGCCTCTCGTGTATGATCTTGCATCACTGAAAGCAGCTCCTGAGCCCCAACAACCCATG GAGTTGTACCAACCTAGTGCAGAGAACTTGCGTCAGCAGGAAGAGCTAAAACGACTTTATCAGAGGCAGCAGGAACGGGGTGGCATCATTGACCTTGAGGCTGAGCGGAACCGGTATTTCATCAGCCTTCAGCAG CCTCCTGCCCCTGTGGAAGCTGAGTCAGCCGTGGATGTTTCCAGAGGATCCCACCCACCTAATGCCCTTGCCACAGAACAGTCCAACTCACCAGCTGCCCAGCCAACCCTGCCAACTCCTCTTTCTATGGCTACCCAGTATACGTGTGAGAAGTTCCCAGGGACTGGGCCAAATCAACAGAGGTTGGGTGAGACCCAGAAAGCTACTCTAGATCCCCCCAGGTCCAGTCAAAGCCCCTGGCGACAGCCTAGTCGGAGGCACCTGAAGGGAGGGGAGTGCTGTGCTCCCAAAGGTACCAGTGATTCCCAGGAACTACCACCTCCTGAGAGGCCCCTCAAAGAGCCTTTGGACCTAAAGCTGGAATCCCGTAACCAAGGGGTTGAAGGTCCGCCCCAAGAGAAGGGGCCTGGCAGCTGGCAGGGTCCCCCACCCCGCAGGACTCGGGACTGTGCTCGCTGGGAGCGCTCCAAAGGCCGGACAGCGGGTTCTTCCTACCCTCGCCTGCCTCGGGGTCAGGGAGCATACCGGCCTGGTACTCTGAGGGAGCCCCTGGGCCTGGAATCTGAAGATGGTTCCTAG